One Drosophila santomea strain STO CAGO 1482 chromosome X, Prin_Dsan_1.1, whole genome shotgun sequence DNA segment encodes these proteins:
- the LOC120454995 gene encoding neurobeachin isoform X10: MDSLERLMRAAPLPRMLTSGVVATAAAAAAAAAGKGMVSVGGGGATALAAGGGQQRALVHASLAAATVGRKGRHLTGTFCLTGDTMEGIIQCLVFLKAFSLVGGEFDMELNFVIQDAQNIKHMLELLDHCPPNLQAEIWSVFIAILRKSVRNLQACTDVGLIEHVLVRLQRSETVVADLLIEMLGVLASYSITVKELKLLFGTMKATNGKWPRHSAKLLNVLRQMPHRNGPDVFFSFPGRKGSAMVLPPLAKWPYENGFTFTTWFRLDPINSVNIEREKPYLYCFKTSKGVGYTAHFVGNCLVLTSMKVKGKGFQHCVKYEFQPRKWYMIAIVYIYNRWTKSEIKCLVNGQLASSTEMAWFVSTNDPFDKCYIGATPELDEERVFCGQMSAIYLFSEALTTQQICAMHRLGPGYKSQFRFDNECYLNLPDNHKRVSHFQLLPATLGASAMSGGSGSGTGSGSGNDASAAATAAVAAGQQQQLQLQFQILAAEQEARAIDWSDEKLDLNAAFVKIRAVLTARNALTLAGSSSSTSGTAAVANAAAAAGTGGGTTVAVASAAAAATQNENDAAAVQQQHATHHHATATSGSADDPLGHLPTGNASSFEQLRRMSSVSSLNSMVGTADTEEVNQLKAVLYDGKLSNAIVFMYNPVATDGQLCLQSSPKGNVSYFVHTPHALMLQDVKAVVTHSIHCTLNSIGGIQVLFPLFSQLDMAHEGLGDIKRDPTLCSKLLGFICELVETSQTVQQHMIQNRGFLVISFMLQRSSREHLTLEVLGSFLNLTKYLVTCLSANSDLLLKQFYQLFCFSFLTWQLLDHVLFNPALWIYTPANVQARLYSYLATEFLSDTQIYSNVRRVSTVLQTVHTLKYYYWVVNPRAKSGIIPKGLDGPRPAQKDILAIRAYILLFLKQLIMIGNGVKEDELQSILNYLTTMHEDENLHDVLQMLISLMSEHPSSMVPAFDVKHGVRSIFKLLAAESQLIRLQALKLLGFFLSRSTHKRKYDVMSPHNLYTLLAERLLLYEESLSLPTYNVLYEIMTEHISQQILYTRHPEPESHYRLENPMILKVVATLIRQSKQTESLIDVKKLFLQDMTLLCNSNRENRRTVLQMSVWQEWLIAMAYIHPKSSEEQKISDMVYSLFRMLLHHAIKHEYGGWRVWVDTLAIVHSKVSYEEFKLQFAQMYEHYERQRTDNITDPALRQARPISTISGWEREELHQQQNGGSAAAVGPNQTAAVKGAVSIASLEDVPPVVEEEVEELELEEVEIQEGPITEEAEPKSVIANISDVYNEQLKTDATCNGNLEDVKEEELVQQQVEDLEKQPEQSISLGALRETLQLGDDMDVEELELATAKDALNAEQHVARVLQASEAALNDCKMAVDDVLQESSSVLKDEEIELAVNEVVQGVLNNEKKTQSQDKDNKEQSVEQDVNVSLLNSKNLLNNNNNNNNNSPSPTPTTATATTTAVTEAETEVNANEIVSSTEAPKAETETSVTPEVETPEMAKPSPIVPSPVLATNQKTEDAANKLNNNEKLAEINASPEPSIVVETSKADLLQLSDCETKPNKDTEAEDSVALAVRDIVEQLIDKVIDATEAESASDTKTETNNNEIPKEEKQTSAEPKEVESPESLAAAAEEIVQEVVEAALVMVQEESTPEEPEKNVKPQEKENEKEEFLFQLEPASTEVQEPAIVEDRKKPEDPKAQSSLEPKTPNLEEPKPKETEQQKSLEVAEELPQKPEEQAVAIVNQVLDTLVDDTVKAVAAEQTTQTSPAPEEQSPQILVMESPATSVRVKPTEVDSTTQTTPKNEAGSNLLVEQVQQVLQEDDAQQSAGMAIEDEEYSNQQAAAAVENANSSQLETNHYGPGNPESKQQQQRTKSGSTRPMFSPGPTRPPFRIPEFKWSYIHQRLLSDVLFSLETDIQVWRSHSTKSVLDFVNSSENAIFVVNTVHLISQLADNLIIACGGLLPLLASATSPNSELDVLEPTQGMPLEVAVSFLQRLVNMADVLIFATSLNFGELEAEKNMSSGGILRQCLRLVCTCAVRNCLECKERTRYNVGAMARDVPGAAHLQALIRGAQASPKNIVESITGQLSPVKDPEKLLQDMDVNRLRAVIYRDVEETKQAQFLSLAIVYFISVLMVSKYRDILEPPAEPQIQRQSPVLQRTAGGGGRQIQDSDYEIIVVDENNPSVLADNDSHSSGPPSIKANQTTTIATTTTTHITNNNTKTTTSNAPTATIKIQQQPLSPPKPLVPQKLSKSVDSDVGSLNMNSTENEVPEVESSSEILIDDHKPSHSNDESWTDVNLNEDAAVQAASAGIVVGLVDNGGNVIAEKHDPSHHNQQQQQQQAGIMGQQQQHGSLGHSERGDKPDSEISVVRVPDGYGGAGSSGVNSGQGQGVPSNQRPRPEELPMKAPALVAQLPLTTPSREASLTQKLEIALGPVCPLLREIMVDFAPFLSKTLVGSHGQELLMEGKGLTTFKNSHSVVELVMLLCSQEWQNSLQKHAGLAFIELINEGRLLSHAMKDHIVRVANEAEFILNRMRADDVLKHADFESQCAQTLLERREEERMCDHLITAARRRDNVIASRLLEKVRNIMCNRHGAWGDSSSTSSGGAIVGAVQKSPYWKLDAWEDDARRRKRMVQNPRGSSHPQATLKAALENGGPEDAILQTRDEFHTQIAVSRSHPSGQHNGELLDDAELLIEDRELDLDLTGPVNISTKARLIAPGLVAPGTVSITSTEMFFEVDEEHPEFQKIDGEVLKYCDHLHGKWYFSEVRAIFSRRYLLQNVALEIFLASRTSILFAFPDQHTVKKVIKALPRVGVGIKYGIPQTRRASMMSPRQLMRNSNMTQKWQRREISNFEYLMFLNTIAGRTYNDLNQYPIFPWVLTNYESKDLDLSLPSNYRDLSKPIGALNPSRRAYFEERYESWDSDTIPPFHYGTHYSTAAFTLNWLVRVEPFTTMFLALQGGKFDYPDRLFSSVSLSWKNCQRDTSDVKELIPEWYFLPEMFYNSSGYRLGHREDGALVDDIELPPWAKSPEEFVRINRMALESEFVSCQLHQWIDLIFGYKQRGPEAIRATNVFYYLTYEGSVDLDGVLDPVMREAVENQIRNFGQTPSQLLMEPHPPRSSAMHLSPMMFSAMPEDLCQMLKFYQNSPVIHISANTYPQLSLPSVVTVTAGHQFAVNRWNCNYTASVQSPSYAESPQSPGSNQPLTIDPVLAVHGTNNNSNAASRRHLGDNFSQMLKIRSNCFVTTVDSRFLIACGFWDNSFRVFATETAKIVQIVFGHFGVVTCMARSECNITSDCYIASGSADCTVLLWHWNARTQSIVGEGDVPTPRATLTGHEQAVTSVVISAELGLVVSGSSNGPVLIHTTFGDLLRSLDPPAEFHSPELITMSREGFIVINYDKGNVAAYTINGKKLRHETHNDNLQCMLLSRDGEYLMTAGDRGIVEVWRTFNLAPLYAFPACNAGIRSLALTHDQKYLLAGLSTGSIIVFHIDFNRWHHEYQQRY; this comes from the exons GCCATGGTCCTGCCTCCACTGGCCAAATGGCCCTATGAGAACGGATTCACCTTCACCACCTGGTTCCGCCTGGATCCCATCAATTCGGTGAATATCGAACGGGAGAAGCCCTACCTCTACTG TTTCAAGACATCAAAGGGCGTGGGCTATACGGCGCATTTTGTGGGCAATTGCCTCGTCCTCACCTCGATGAAGGTCAAGGGCAAGGGCTTTCAACATTGTGTCAAATACGAGTTCCAGCCACGAAAG TGGTACATGATTGCCATAGTGTATATATACAATCGTTGGACGAAAAGCGAAATCAAGTGCCTCGTTAATGGACAGCTGGCCTCTTCAACGGAGATGGCCTGGTTTGTTTCCACAAACGAT CCCTTTGACAAGTGCTACATTGGAGCCACCCCCGAGTTGGACGAGGAGCGCGTCTTCTGTGGCCAAATGTCGGCGATCTACCTTTTCAGCGAGGCACTGACCACGCAGCAAATCTGCGCGATGCATCGCCTGGGTCCCGGCTACAAG TCGCAGTTCCGATTCGACAACGAGTGCTATCTGAATCTGCCGGACAATCACAAGCGGGTGAGTCACTTTCAACTTCTGCCAGCGACCTTGGGGGCGTCAGCAATGTCGGGCGGCAGTGGGAGTGGCACCGGAAGCGGTAGCGGCAACGATGCATCAGCTGCAGCGACAGCGGCTGTTGCCGCCggtcagcaacaacaattgcagctgcaattCCAAATTCTGGCCGCCGAGCAAGAGGCGCGTGCCATCGATTGGTCCGATGAGAAGCTCGATTTGAATGCGGCTTTTGTGAAAATTCGAGCGGTTCTCACCGCCCGCAATGCACTGACCTTGgctggcagcagcagcagcactagTGGCACTGCTGCAGTAGCCAATGCCGCGGCAGCAGCGGGAACGGGAGGAGGAACAACTGTTGCAGTAGCAtctgcagcggcagctgcaACACAAAATGAGAATGATGCAGCAGCggttcagcagcagcatgcaACACATCACCATGCCACAGCAACATCTGGCAGTGCGGACGATCCGCTCGGCCATTTGCCCACTGGAAATGCTTCTTCTTTTG AGCAACTCCGTCGAATGTCTAGTGTGAGCAGCTTGAACTCAATGGTCGGAACCGCTGACACTGAGGAGGTCAACCAGCTGAAAGCT GTGCTGTACGATGGCAAACTATCGAATGCCATTGTGTTCATGTACAATCCGGTGGCCACCGATGGTCAGTTGTGTCTGCAGTCGTCGCCCAAGGGAAACGTTTCATATTTCGTGCACACGCCGCATGCGCTGATGTTGCAG GATGTGAAGGCCGTGGTCACGCACTCGATACACTGCACCCTCAATTCGATTGGCGGCATCCAGGTGCTATTCCCGCTTTTCTCGCAGCTGGACATGGCCCACGAGGGTCTGGGGGACATTAAGCGGGATCCCACGCTGTG CTCCAAGCTGCTGGGCTTCATCTGTGAACTGGTGGAAACTTCGCAGACGGTGCAGCAGCACATGATCCAGAACCGGGGCTTCCTGGTCATCTCGTTCATGCTGCAGCGCTCCTCCCGCGAACACCTGACTCTGGAAGTACTTGGATCCTTCCTGAATCTGACCAAGTATCTCGTCACCTGCCTGTCGGCCAACAGTGATCTGCTGCTCAAACAG TTCTACCAG TTGTTCTGTTTCTCATTTCTCACGTGGCAGCTACTGGACCACGTCCTCTTCAATCCAGCCCTATGGATATACACACCCGCCAATGTCCAGGCACGACTGTACTCCTACTTGGCCACCGAGTTCCTCTCGGACACGCAGATCTACAGCAATGTGAGGAGGGTCAGCACGGTCCTACAGACAGTGCACACCCTGAAGTACTACTACTGGGTGGTCAATCCGCGGGCTAAGAGCGGCATCATTCCCAAGGGACTGG ATGGACCTCGTCCGGCTCAAAAGGACATTCTGGCCATCCGGGCCTACATCCTGCTGTTCCTGAAGCAGCTCATCATGATCGGCAATGGCGTGAAGGAGGACGAGCTGCAGAGCATACTCAACTATCTGACCACCATGCACGAG GACGAGAATCTACATGACGTGCTGCAGATGCTCATCTCGCTGATGTCGGAGCATCCCAGCTCCATGGTACCTGCCTTTGATGTGAAGCACGGCGTGCGCAGCATCTTCAAGTTGCTGGCGGCCGAAAGTCAGTTGATTCGGTTGCAGGCCCTCAAACTACTGGGCTTCTTCCTTTCCCGCAGCACCCACAA ACGCAAGTACGATGTAATGTCGCCACACAATCTGTACACCCTCTTAGCGGAGCGACTGCTTCTCTATGAGGAATCGCTATCCCTGCCCACATACAATGTTCTTTACGAGATCATGACGGAGCACATCTCGCAGCAGATTCTGTACACACGGCATCCGGAACCAGAGAGTCACTACCGACTGGAGAATCCAA TGATCCTCAAGGTGGTGGCCACCCTGATCCGGCAATCAAAGCAAACGGAATCCCTGATCGACGTGAAAAAGCTGTTCCTGCAGGATATGACCCTGTTGTGCAATAGCAATCGGGAGAATCGGCGCACCGTGCTCCAGATGTCCGTGTGGCAGGAGTGGCTCATTGCGATGGCCTACATTCATCCAAAGAGCAGCGAAGAGCAGAAGATAAGCGACATGGTGTACTCTCTGTTCCGCATGCTGCTTCACCATGCCATCAAGCATGAATACGGCGGCTGGAGAGTTTGGGTTGACACCCTTGCAATCGTTCACTCCAAGGTATCTTACGAGGAGTTTAAACTCCAGTTTGCCCAGATGTACGAGCACTACGAGCGCCAGCGAACGGATAATATCACCGATCCTGCCCTGCGTCAGGCTAGACCCATCAGCACGATCAGCGGTTGGGAGCGAGAGGAgctgcatcagcagcagaaCGGTGGATCTGCTGCAGCAGTGGGTCCCAATCAAACGGCAGCGGTCAAGGGAGCTGTTTCCATTGCCTCTCTGGAAGATGTGCCTCCGGTGGTTGAGGAAGAGGTGgaggaactggagctggaggaagTGGAGATCCAAGAGGGTCCCATAACCGAAGAAGCCGAACCGAAATCGGTGATAGCCAACATTTCCGACGTCTACAACGAGCAGCTCAAAACCGATGCCACGTGCAATGGTAACTTGGAGGATGTCAAAGAGGAGGAGCTTGTCCAACAGCAAGTCGAAGACCTGGAGAAGCAACCAGAGCAATCCATTTCCTTGGGAGCACTCAGGGAAACCCTACAACTTGGTGATGACATGGATGTTGAGGAACTGGAGCTGGCTACCGCCAAGGATGCCCTCAATGCGGAACAGCACGTGGCGCGAGTTCTCCAGGCTTCCGAAGCGGCACTTAACGATTGCAAAATGGCAGTTGATGATGTTCTGCAGGAGTCATCCTCCGTCCTCAAGGACGAAGAGATCGAACTGGCCGTCAACGAGGTGGTTCAGGGTGTGCTCAACAATGAGAAGAAAACCCAATCCCAAGACAAGGATAACAAGGAACAGTCGGTCGAGCAGGATGTAAATGTTAGCTTGCTGAACAGCAAGAATCTGctcaacaataataataataacaataacaacagtCCTAGTCCAACGCCCACAACAGCGACTGCGACTACGACGGCGGTGacggaagcggaaacggaGGTCAATGCTAATGAGATCGTGAGCAGCACAGAGGCGCCCAaggcggaaacggaaacgagCGTAACACCGGAAGTTGAAACCCCAGAAATGGCCAAGCCAAGCCCCATTGTCCCCAGCCCCGTATTAGCAACCAATCAAAAGACTGAAGATGCAGCCAACAAGCTGAACAACAACGAGAAGCTGGCAGAGATCAACGCCAGTCCCGAGCCATCCATTGTCGTGGAAACATCAAAAGCTGATCTTCTTCAGCTTTCCGATTGCGAAACCAAACCGAATAAGGACACCGAAGCGGAGGATTCCGTTGCGCTGGCTGTCAGAGATATTGTCGAGCAACTCATCGACAAGGTCATCGATGCCACGGAAGCGGAATCGGCTAGCGACACCAAAACGGAGACTAACAATAATGAGATACCCAAGGAGGAGAAACAGACTTCAGCGGAGCCCAAGGAAGTGGAAAGTCCAGAGAGTTTGGCTGCTGCCGCCGAGGAAATTGTCCAAGAGGTAGTGGAAGCAGCTCTCGTAATGGTCCAAGAGGAGAGCACTCCAGAGGAACCAGAAAAGAATGTGAAACCccaagaaaaggaaaatgagAAGGAAGAGTTTCTTTTCCAGCTGGAGCCAGCGTCTACTGAGGTTCAAGAACCAGCCATTGTAGAAGATCGAAAGAAACCAGAAGATCCTAAAGCCCAGAGCTCTTTGGAACCAAAGACCCCGAACCTTGAAGAACCTAAACCCAAGGAAACTGAGCAGCAGAAGTCCCTGGAGGTCGCCGAAGAACTACCTCAGAAACCGGAGGAGCAGGCTGTGGCCATTGTTAACCAAGTCCTGGACACTTTGGTGGACGATACCGTCAAGGCCGTGGCAGCGGAGCAAACCACTCAAACATCGCCAGCCCCCGAAGAGCAATCGCCGCAAATACTGGTCATGGAATCTCCAGCTACGTCGGTGCGGGTCAAACCCACTGAGGTGGATTCCACCACCCAGACTACGCCGAAGAACGAGGCCGGATCCAATCTATTGGTTGAGCAGGTGCAACAAGTGCTCCAGGAGGACGACGCCCAACAATCAGCTGGCATGGCCATCGAAGATGAGGAGTACTCTAATCAGCAGGCAGCAGCGGCAGTTGAAAATGCCAATAGCAGCCAATTGGAGACCAATCATTATGGTCCCGGTAATCCAGAATccaagcaacagcaacagcgcaCCAAATCAGGATCGACCCGACCCATGTTCAGTCCGGGACCTACACGTCCGCCCTTCCGGATACCGGAATTCAAGTGGTCCTACATCCATCAGCGACTGCTCAGCGATGTCCTCTTCTCTCTGGAAACGGACATTCAGGTGTGGCGCAGTCATTCAACCAAAAGCGTCCTGGACTTTGTCAACTCCAGCGAGAATGCCATTTTTGTGGTAAACACGGTGCATTTGATATCGCAACTAGCGGACAACCTGATTATCGCCTGTGGAGGATTGCTGCCTCTTCTGGCCAGCGCCACATCACCCAAT TCCGAATTGGATGTGCTGGAGCCCACGCAAGGTATGCCTTTGGAGGTGGCCGTGTCCTTCCTGCAGCGTCTGGTCAACATGGCGGATGTCCTGATCTTTGCCACATCCCTGAACTTCGGCGAGTTGGAGGCGGAGAAGAACATGTCCAGTGGCGGCATCCTGCGTCAGTGCCTGCGATTGGTTTGCACTTGTGCGGTGAGGAATTGCTTGGAGTGCAAGGAGCGTACGCGCTACAATGTGGGCGCTATGGCGAGAGATGTCCCGGGTGCAGCCCATTTGCAGGCCCTCATCCGCGGAGCTCAGGCATCGCCCAAG AACATTGTCGAGTCAATCACTGGTCAATTATCGCCTGTCAAGGATCCCGAGAAGCTGCTCCAGGACATGGACGTCAATCGCCTGCGCGCAGTCATTTATCGCGATGTG GAGGAGACCAAGCAAGCGCAGTTCCTGTCGCTGGCAATAGTGTACTTCATATCGGTGCTGATGGTGTCCAAGTATCGTGATATTCTGGAGCCTCCGGCAGAGCCCCAGATCCAGCGTCAATCGCCAGTGCTGCAACGCACGGCAGGCGGCG GTGGTCGCCAAATCCAGGACAGTGACTACGAAATAATTGTCGTCGATGAGAATAATCCATCGGTTTTGGCGGATAATGATTCACATTCCAGTGGACCACCATCCATTAAG GCCAACcagacaacaacaatagcaactacaacaacaacccATAttaccaacaacaacactaaGACTACAACATCAAACGCTCCAACAGCTACAATTAAAATTCAGCAACAACCATTGTCACCACCAAAGCCGTTGGTGCCACAAAAATTGTCAAAG AGCGTGGACTCGGATGTGGGCTCCCTGAACATGAACTCCACGGAAAACGAAGTGCCCGAGGTGGAGTCATCCAGCGAGATCCTAATCGATGATCACAAACCGAGTCACTCGAACGACGAAAGCTGGACGGATGTGAATCTCAACGAGGATGCCGCCGTTCAGGCGGCAAGTGCCGGAATAGTTGTGGGTTTGGTCGATAACGGAGGTAATGTTATAGCCGAAAAACATGATCCGTCGCATcacaaccaacaacaacagcagcagcaggcgggGATTATgggtcagcagcagcaacatggaTCACTTGGTCATTCGGAGCGGGGTGACAAACCCGATTCGGAGATTTCGGTGGTGCGAGTGCCTGATGGCTACGGTGGCGCTGGATCCAGTGGCGTGAATTCCGGACAAGGTCAGGGCGTTCCATCCAATCAGCGTCCTCGTCCCGAGGAGTTGCCCATGAAGGCGCCCGCCTTGGTGGCCCAGTTGCCGCTCACCACACCTTCGCGAGAGGCCAGTCTCACCCAGAAACTGGAAATCGCCTTGGGACCAGTGTGTCCGCTGCTCCGTGAAATCATGGTGGATTTTGCTCCGTTCCTTTCCAAAACCCTAGTCGGCTCCCATGGCCAGGAATTGCTGATGGAGGGCAAGGGTCTGACGACCTTCAAGAACTCGCATTCCGTGGTGGAGCTGGTAATGTTGCTTTGCTCCCAGGAGTGGCAAAACAGCCTGCAGAAGCACGCAGGATTGGCCTTCATAGAGCTAATCAATGAGGGTCGCCTGCTGTCGCATGCTATGAAGGATCACATTGTGCGAGTGGCCAATGAGGCGGAGTTCATCCTCAATAGAATGCGAGCGGACGATGTCCTCAAACATGCCGACTTTGAATCGCAATGTGCACAAACCCTTTTGGAGCGTAGAGAGGAGGAGCGAATGTGCGATCACTTGATAACCGCCGCACGTCGCAGGGACAATGTGATCGCCAGCCGCCTGCTAGAGAAGGTGCGAAACATCATGTGTAATCGCCACGGAGCCTGGGGCGATTCCAGCTCCACATCCAGTGGTGGCGCCATCGTTGGAGCGGTGCAAAAGAGTCCCTACTGGAAGCTGGATGCCTGGGAAGACGATGCCAGACGTCGGAAACGAATGGTGCAGAATCCGCGCGGATCTTCGCATCCACAGGCCACTCTAAAGGCGGCTTTGGAAAATGGAGGACCCGAAGATGCCATCCTGCAGACCCGCGACGAGTTCCACACCCAAATAGCCGTCTCGCGGTCTCATCCATCGGGTCAGCATAATGGTGAGCTACTGGACGATGCCGAGCTCTTGATTGAAGATCGAGAGTTGGATCTGGATCTCACGGGTCCCGTCAACATCAGCACCAAGGCGAGATTGATAGCCCCTGGACTGGTGGCACCCGGTACCGTCTCAATAACCAGCACTGAAATGTTCTTTGAGGTGGATGAAGAGCATCCCGAGTTCCAAAAGATCGATGGCGAAGTTCTAAAGTACTGCGACCATTTGCACGGCAAGTGGTACTTCTCCGAAGTGAGGGCCATCTTCTCGAGGCGTTATCTCCTGCAAAATGTGGCCCTCGAGATCTTTTTGGCCAGCCGTACGTCTATACTGTTTGCCTTTCCCGATCAGCATACAGTCAAGAAGGTAATCAAGGCCCTGCCCCGTGTGGGAGTGGGCATCAAGTATGGGATACCGCAAACGAGGAGAGCATCAATGATGTCGCCCCGCCAACTGATGCGCAATTCGAACATGACCCAAAAGTGGCAGCGTCGCGAGATTAGCAATTTTGAGTATCTAATGTTCCTGAACACGATTGCCGGCAGGACGTACAACGACCTAAATCAGTATCCCATCTTTCCGTGGGTGCTGACCAACTACGAGTCCAAGGATTTGGACCTCAGCCTGCCGTCGAACTACAGAGATCTGTCGAAACCGATTGGCGCACTAAATCCATCGCGCAGAGCCTATTTCGAGGAGCGTTATGAGAGCTGGGACAGTGACACAATACCGCCCTTCCACTATGGCACGCATTATTCCACGGCAGCATTTACGCTAAACTGGTTGGTGCGCGTAGAACCGTTTACCACCATGTTCCTGGCCCTGCAGGGCGGCAAGTTTGATTATCCGGACAGGCTGTTCAGCTCGGTGTCGTTGTCGTGGAAGAACTGCCAGCGTGATACGTCCGATGTGAAGGAACTGATACCAGAGTGGTATTTCCTGCCCGAAATGTTTTACAATTCATCGGGCTATCGGCTGGGTCATCGCGAGGATGGTGCCCTCGTGGATGACATCGAATTACCACCCTGGGCCAAGAGCCCCGAGGAATTCGTGCGCATCAACCGCATGGCACTGGAGTCGGAGTTCGTGTCCTGCCAGCTACACCAGTGGATCGATCTTATCTTTGGTTACAAGCAACGCGGTCCCGAGGCCATTAGGGCAACCAATGTGTTCTACTACTTGACATATGAGGGCAGCGTCGACTTGGATGGCGTCTTAGATCCGGTGATGCGCGAAGCGGTCGAGAATCAAATCCGCAACTTTGGCCAAACCCCCAGTCAACTGCTGATGGAACCACATCCGCCGCGCAGCTCTGCGATGCATCTATCGCCTATGATGTTCAGTGCGATGCCGGAGGATCTCTGCCAGATGCTCAAGTTCTATCAGAACTCACCAGTCATTCACATTTCGGCCAACACCTATCCGCAACTGTCGTTGCCATCGGTGGTCACGGTAACGGCGGGTCATCAGTTTGCGGTGAATCGATGGAACTGCAATTACACTGCCTCCGTCCAGAGTCCCAGCTACGCCGAATCGCCCCAATCGCCGGGATCCAATCAACCACTGACCATCGATCCGGTTCTGG CTGTTCATGgcaccaacaacaatagcaatgCGGCTAGCCGACGTCATTTGGGCGATAACTTTAGCCAGATGCTCAAGATACGCTCCAACTGCTTTGTTACCACAGTAGACAGTCGATTCCTAATCGCCTGCGGATTCTGGGACAACAGTTTCCGGGTTTTTGCCACCGAAACGG CGAAAATCGTGCAGATTGTATTCGGTCACTTTGGCGTGGTGACGTGCATGGCTCGTTCCGAGTGCAACATCACCTCAGACTGCTATATCGCCTCCGGATCGGCAGACTGCACGGTGCTCCTGTGGCACTGGAATGCCCGAACTCAGAGCATTGTGGGCGAGGGCGATGTGCCCACACCTCGGGCCACCTTGACGGGTCACGAACAGGCGGTGACATCGGTGGTGATTAGTGCCGAGTTGGGTCTAGTTGTCTCTGGATCATCAA ATGGACCCGTACTTATCCATACCACTTTTGGCGACCTACTGCGCTCGCTGGATCCACCCGCGGAGTTCCATTCCCCGGAACTGATAACCATGTCCCGCGAGGGCTTCATTGTCATCAACTACGATAAGGGCAATGTGGCCGCCTACACCATCAATGGCAAGAAACTGCGCCACGAGACGCACAACGACAATCTACAG TGCATGCTACTGTCGCGCGATGGTGAATACCTGATGACCGCCGGTGATCGCGGCATCGTGGAGGTGTGGCGCACCTTCAACCTAGCACCACTTTATGCCTTCCCCGCCTGCAACGCGGGCATTCGATCCTTGGCCCTCACCCACGATCAGAA ATACCTTCTGGCCGGACTTTCGACGGGCTCGATCATAGTATTCCACATCGACTTCAACCGCTGGCACCACGAGTACCAGCAGCGCTACTAA